Below is a genomic region from bacterium.
CATCGAAGTGCTTTCTAAAAAACTCCGTAAGCTTGGCCCTAAAATTGTAGTTATCACAGACGGTCCAAAAGGAGCTTATAGTTATAGCGATGAAGGATTTTTTTACATCCCTCAATTTCCTGGTCCTCGCATAGAGGCCACCGGAGCAGGGGATAGTTTTACCACTGCGTATGTTTCGGCTTTAGCGATCGGTAAGACCAATAGGGAAGCTTTGCAATGGGGGCCGATCAATGCTGGCAGCGTGGTCCAGAAAATTGGGCCGCAGGAAGGCTTGTTAACTTTAAAAGAAATTCAGTCCAAGATTAAATACACCAAGAGTTTTAAAGCGATAGAATTGAGTGATGAACGCGCAAAGTCGAGAGTCGCAGCCATGGTGGGCAGGATGGATAAAGATCTGAACGCTAAGACCAAGAAAGCTAAAAGTTAATCATGCTAGTCCATATTAAAGAATTATTTGCTAAAGAAGTCCGAGGTAAGTTTGCTTACCCGGCTTTCAATACCATGAACCTCGAGATTACCCGCGGGATTATTGAGGCTGCCGAAGAATTGAACACGCCGATTATCATTGAAACCAGCGAAGGCGCCATTAAGTATGCAGGCCTCGAAACTATGTTCGAGATGATCGCGAGCATGGCCATTAAGGCCAGGGTGCCTATCGCGCTGCATATGGATCACGGCAAAGACGAAGATCAGCTTAGGAGGGGAATAGAATTGGGATACTCGTCGGTGATGATTGACCATTCTTCATTGCCAGTGGATCAAAACATCAAAGACACCGTTGCAATGGTTGAGTTTGCCCATAAGGAAGGAGCTTGGGTACAGGGCGAAATTGGCCGCATCCGCGGCAATGAGGACTGGGTTTCTGTTTCGGAAAGCGAAAGTCTTCTTACCGAGCCGGACGAGGCTAAACAGTTTTATGAAGCTACTAAAGTGGATACTTTAGCCTGTTCTTTTGGCACAATTCACGGTATTATTAAGATGAGCGGTAAAGCCGAAGCGCATGTTGATATCAACCGCATCGAACAAATTGCCAGCGTGATTCCGGTGCCGCTTGTGTTGCACGGAGCCAGCGGCTTGCCTGACGATGTCATTGGTCAGGCTATTAGCGCTGGTATTAGCATCATCAACATTGATACAGAATTGCGCATGGGCTTTACTCAGAATTTAAGGGACGCACTAAAGCAACATCCGGATGAAGTCGACCCGCGCAAATATTTGGCGCCAGCTATAGAGGGAGTCAAGGAGGCTGCCAAGAAAAAATTGATCGCATTTAAGACTATTAATCAAATAAACTAATATGGGTATTGCTGGAAACAGTTTACATAGCAAAAACGTACGTCTGCGCTTCTTTTCTTATATATTCATGGGTATTCTGGCTTTCGGAGCTCTGATGTACTGGAAGACCCAACTGTATATGACTACGGAGTACGTGGAGCTGCAGCCAACTAAGCATACTATCAAGCACCGAGCGGGGATTATGAAGTCTAGCAATTACCAGCTAGAAGAGGTTGAAGTCTCCCCGAGCGTACAGTAACTAGCGCCTGAAATAAAATCCGAAAATAAAACTCAAAATAAATTATAAAAATGGAAAATAAAATAAAAATAGGCATTAATGGCTTCGGGCGCATTGGGCGTCAGGCTTTTAAAATTGCTTTAGAAAAACCAGAAATAGAAATCGCTGCCATTAACGACCTTACGAGCCCGGCAGTTTTAGCGCAGTTGCTCAAATATGATTCTAATTACGGGCAGTTTAACCGCAAGATCGAATCAAACGAAACTCATATTATCGTAGACGGTAAGAGTTACTTAGTTACTGCGGAAAAAGATCCCGCTAATTTGCCATGGGGCAAGCTTGGCGTAGAAGTGGTTATAGAGAGCACTGGCCGTTTTACCAGCAGCGAAAAGGCCAAGGGCCATTTAGAGGCAGGAGCCAAGCGCGTAATAATTTCTGCTCCAGCTAAAGATGAGGGTATTACCAAGACTTATGTGCTTGGCGTCAATGAAGACCAGTATTCGGATGAAGCGATTGTAAGCAATGCTTCTTGTACTACCAATTGCATTGCACCAGTCGCTGCTGTACTGCATGCTAAATTTGGAATAGAGAAAGCGATGATGACAACTATTCATAGCTATACGGCAGAACAGAATTTAGTCGATGGTCCGCCGCCGGGTGAACACTCTAATGATCTTCGCCGGGCCCGAGCCGCTGCGGTAAACATTGTACCCACTACAACTGGCGCAGCAATCTCGGCAACAGAAACCATACCAGATCTTAAAGGCTTATTCGACGGCATGGCTATCCGCGTACCAACGCCGGTTGGGAGCTTAACCGATTTTACAATGCTGCTTAAAAAAGACGTGACTGTAGAAGAGGTTAACCAGGCGTTTATCGATGCCA
It encodes:
- the gap gene encoding type I glyceraldehyde-3-phosphate dehydrogenase yields the protein MENKIKIGINGFGRIGRQAFKIALEKPEIEIAAINDLTSPAVLAQLLKYDSNYGQFNRKIESNETHIIVDGKSYLVTAEKDPANLPWGKLGVEVVIESTGRFTSSEKAKGHLEAGAKRVIISAPAKDEGITKTYVLGVNEDQYSDEAIVSNASCTTNCIAPVAAVLHAKFGIEKAMMTTIHSYTAEQNLVDGPPPGEHSNDLRRARAAAVNIVPTTTGAAISATETIPDLKGLFDGMAIRVPTPVGSLTDFTMLLKKDVTVEEVNQAFIDASTHPLYKGKLVVTNEPLVSSDIVGNPASAIVDLALTKVTAGNFVKVIAWYDNEYGYSNRLVEQAILVGKTIK
- a CDS encoding class II fructose-bisphosphate aldolase family protein, with the protein product MLVHIKELFAKEVRGKFAYPAFNTMNLEITRGIIEAAEELNTPIIIETSEGAIKYAGLETMFEMIASMAIKARVPIALHMDHGKDEDQLRRGIELGYSSVMIDHSSLPVDQNIKDTVAMVEFAHKEGAWVQGEIGRIRGNEDWVSVSESESLLTEPDEAKQFYEATKVDTLACSFGTIHGIIKMSGKAEAHVDINRIEQIASVIPVPLVLHGASGLPDDVIGQAISAGISIINIDTELRMGFTQNLRDALKQHPDEVDPRKYLAPAIEGVKEAAKKKLIAFKTINQIN